TGGTTCTACGATGCCAATTCCTAGCTTTAACTTGTGATGTTGTTGCCAAACTACAACCTCAAATAAACATCCAGAGTCTGCTGATTGCAATAAGGTAAACAGCAAATAATAAAGCATCTGTCTCACCTTATCTTTATCTAACAACCAAATTCGATATTCTGGCGGTACAGATAAATTCAGTTTTTGTTGACGGTGTGCAGCCATATATTCGACACTTCGGATCGTTTGCTGACACAGCATTTCTAAGTCTACAGAACTTAAATAAAGTTTCTTACTACTCTCATCTAATATATCTAATGATAAAATCTCTTCTACTAGAGAGATCATATATTTGCCGCTACAATTAATAATTTCTAAATACTCTTTTTGTTTATTATTTAAGGTGCCATAAATTTCCCGATTTAAGACACTAGTCATGCCTTTGATAGAAGTTAATGGGGTCAATAAGTCTTGACATAAATGCGTTAATAACTCAATTTTTATATTGTGGGTAGAAGGATTTTGAGACAGGTGGGGAGATTCCCAAAAAGCTTGATTTACTTCTTCATGATTTTCGATTTGAGCTTCCAATCGCTGGCGCTGGATTTCACTCATCATCCAATCAGATAAAAGAGTGAGAAATTCGATCTGTTTATCAGTCAAACTCCGAGGTTCAAAATCTACTACGGCTAGAGTTCCCAAACAATCTCCCGCAGACGTTAATAGTGGGACTGCTAGGTAAGCCGCAATGCCATAGTGTTGAAATAGGATGCTTTGAGAACAAACTTCAGATTTAGAGACATCAGGAAGAGCCAGAACTTGTTCGGAGTCAACTACATAGTCGCAGAAAGCCTCAGACCGAGGAATTTCCTTAATTCCTCTAAATCGGTGAATTACTGGTGCGGTTGAGAAACTCACCAGTGACTTGAGCATCAGATGCTCTTGACCCATTAATCCCACAAAACTGACAGGAAAGTCTAAAAAACGAGCAGCAGTTTGAGCAGCTTGCTCAAAAACACTAGTTACTTGAGTATCGAGTAATGCCAAATTAGCGATCGCCTTGATGCGTCGTTTTTCTTTCGCAATTGGTTTAACTCGATCCAGACGACAAAAAAGTCTCATTTCTGGATTGACCATGACAACCCCTAATCAAAAATTAATCTTACATTTTAGGTTGCCCAATCTAGATGGTCATTCAACAGTTTTTCAAGTCTTGGAGTTGATTAATTTCATAAAACAGGTGTTTTGTTTGCCAGATTGGGGATTGGGGATTGAGCTACGCAGCTAAATTATATATTTTTGAATTACAGCAGTACGCATCAAGCTTAGGACACTCTAGAAGACTGGAACCATTGA
The Merismopedia glauca CCAP 1448/3 genome window above contains:
- a CDS encoding GAF domain-containing sensor histidine kinase, producing the protein MVNPEMRLFCRLDRVKPIAKEKRRIKAIANLALLDTQVTSVFEQAAQTAARFLDFPVSFVGLMGQEHLMLKSLVSFSTAPVIHRFRGIKEIPRSEAFCDYVVDSEQVLALPDVSKSEVCSQSILFQHYGIAAYLAVPLLTSAGDCLGTLAVVDFEPRSLTDKQIEFLTLLSDWMMSEIQRQRLEAQIENHEEVNQAFWESPHLSQNPSTHNIKIELLTHLCQDLLTPLTSIKGMTSVLNREIYGTLNNKQKEYLEIINCSGKYMISLVEEILSLDILDESSKKLYLSSVDLEMLCQQTIRSVEYMAAHRQQKLNLSVPPEYRIWLLDKDKVRQMLYYLLFTLLQSADSGCLFEVVVWQQHHKLKLGIGIVEPENLHRLVETQPNRSLTTVANSVGFTSTQVLDESDKSRNLEATFVSKLTSLLAEISLDGSKNSTSLLNFLTEVESMNRLSDKGTHSRESLGLLLSYRLAELHGGQISIHQLPDYGCCYLVTLPQLIKAPM